In Hamadaea flava, a genomic segment contains:
- a CDS encoding carbon-nitrogen hydrolase family protein: MIGSPRVPLLVAAAQPTCVAHDVAANALAHAGLVRAAAARVVVFPEMSLTGYEFDAVPVAPDDSRLAPIVAACAEAGAIALIGAPVAASAATAVSPHAAASGPGGSAWPAGAAAKHIGVLAIDGDGARVAYRKMFLGGAEPEHFVPGDAPAVLEVDGWRLGLAVCKDTGVAEHAARTCDLGIDAYVAGALDGSHEISVQDERARRTATTYGVWVVTASFAGSTGAGYDDAAGRSRIWDPAGSVVAEAGPETGAYARATLGVSS, translated from the coding sequence ATGATCGGCTCTCCACGCGTTCCCCTGCTCGTCGCGGCGGCACAGCCCACCTGCGTGGCGCACGACGTAGCCGCGAATGCGCTCGCGCATGCCGGCCTCGTCCGGGCGGCCGCCGCCCGGGTGGTCGTGTTCCCGGAGATGTCGCTGACCGGGTACGAGTTCGATGCCGTCCCGGTCGCCCCCGACGATTCACGGCTCGCCCCGATCGTCGCCGCCTGCGCGGAGGCGGGCGCTATCGCGCTGATCGGCGCGCCCGTCGCCGCGTCCGCCGCGACGGCTGTCTCGCCCCATGCGGCCGCGTCCGGGCCGGGTGGATCGGCTTGGCCGGCGGGGGCAGCTGCGAAGCACATCGGCGTGCTGGCGATCGACGGCGACGGGGCGCGGGTGGCGTACCGGAAGATGTTCCTGGGCGGGGCCGAGCCCGAGCACTTCGTCCCCGGCGACGCGCCGGCCGTGCTGGAGGTCGACGGCTGGCGGCTCGGGTTGGCCGTCTGCAAGGACACCGGAGTCGCCGAGCACGCCGCCCGTACCTGCGACCTCGGGATCGACGCGTACGTTGCCGGGGCGCTGGACGGGTCGCACGAGATCTCGGTGCAGGACGAGCGCGCTCGGCGTACCGCCACGACCTATGGCGTCTGGGTGGTGACGGCCAGCTTCGCCGGGTCGACCGGCGCCGGTTACGACGATGCGGCCGGGCGCTCCCGGATCTGGGACCCGGCCGGGTCGGTCGTCGCCGAGGCTGGACCGGAGACCGGGGCGTACGCCCGCGCGACCTTGGGTGTGTCGAGCTGA
- a CDS encoding M28 family peptidase, with translation MEHTPARRTLGGLIVLVVLAGLAFLSVWTVRPPAPLAADAPGDEFSAGRAYAHVQTLGESVHVAGSKNAAAARDYIVGTLKDYGLDPQIQDAVGADDALGEGYTMARVRNVVAVLKGTASTGRVFLVAHYDSVQVSYGGNDDGAGVATLLETARILTSRERPRNDVVFLFTDAEEACLCGAEAFVSQHDLAKDGGVVLNYEARGSSGPAIMFETTRDNADVVGVYGDVAPYPVATSFAVEVYRILPNDTDFSPFRDAGRFTGLNTAYIDGSAVYHTPEDRPEYMDQASLQHHGANALAVAKAFAARDLATLEQPSAGDSTYFPVLGYLVRYPGWLVWPVAILASLAVVALSVVVRHRAGFGRQAAAFGLGLVPLALAPVLAQVYWLILVAIRPGYRQMIDPWRPEWFRAAVVALVATLLLFWYAWWGRRLGRWALAVAGFGWLAVLGVVLAAFAPGGSYLAALPALFGALAGIVASVVRIPWAKPAAVTIGGAVAVVILAPTVMLFFPALGLATGAAAALFATMLGLALWVVFPRRAMWPAVGAAVLMLVFTGVGLAVDRFDAKHPAPEQLMYALDTDTGQARWVSADDKPGAWAAQYASGTENVEAKFPLLHGDVASGPAQAADLPAPSLTATSSTVEGPRRTMTLLIKPNRDVRLVYVKVPGVKVTSATVAGRAVPSDALTGDFGVLFHAPPADGLTVTLTVEQTGPVSVRVMDGSDGLAGLPGFTPRPPDVGVEGSHTSELVLVAKTYTV, from the coding sequence GTGGAGCACACACCCGCTCGCCGTACGCTCGGCGGCCTCATCGTCCTCGTCGTGCTGGCCGGCCTGGCCTTCCTGAGCGTGTGGACGGTCCGGCCGCCCGCGCCGCTGGCCGCCGACGCGCCCGGTGACGAGTTCAGCGCGGGCCGGGCGTACGCGCACGTGCAGACGCTGGGCGAGTCCGTCCACGTCGCCGGGTCGAAGAACGCCGCCGCCGCCCGGGACTACATCGTCGGGACGCTGAAGGATTACGGGCTCGATCCGCAGATCCAGGACGCGGTCGGGGCGGACGACGCGCTCGGCGAGGGCTACACGATGGCCCGCGTACGCAACGTCGTCGCGGTGCTGAAGGGCACCGCCTCGACCGGACGCGTGTTCCTCGTCGCGCACTACGACTCGGTGCAGGTGTCCTACGGTGGCAACGACGACGGGGCCGGGGTCGCCACGCTCCTGGAGACCGCCCGCATCCTGACCAGCCGCGAGCGGCCGCGTAACGACGTCGTGTTCCTGTTCACCGACGCCGAAGAGGCGTGCCTGTGCGGTGCGGAGGCCTTCGTCAGCCAGCACGACCTCGCCAAGGACGGCGGGGTCGTGCTCAACTACGAGGCGCGCGGCTCGTCGGGCCCGGCCATCATGTTCGAGACGACCCGCGACAACGCCGACGTCGTGGGGGTCTACGGCGACGTGGCGCCGTACCCGGTCGCGACCAGTTTCGCCGTCGAGGTCTACCGGATCCTGCCCAACGACACCGACTTCTCGCCGTTCCGCGACGCGGGCCGGTTCACCGGGCTGAACACGGCGTACATCGACGGCTCGGCGGTCTACCACACGCCCGAGGACCGTCCGGAGTACATGGACCAGGCGAGCCTCCAGCATCACGGGGCCAACGCGCTCGCGGTCGCGAAGGCGTTCGCGGCCCGCGATCTGGCCACGCTCGAGCAGCCGTCGGCGGGCGACTCCACCTACTTCCCGGTCCTCGGCTACCTCGTCCGCTACCCGGGCTGGCTGGTCTGGCCGGTCGCGATCCTCGCATCGCTCGCCGTGGTCGCGCTGAGCGTCGTGGTGCGGCACCGCGCCGGGTTCGGGCGGCAGGCCGCCGCGTTCGGGCTCGGCCTCGTGCCGCTCGCGCTCGCGCCCGTCCTCGCCCAGGTCTACTGGCTGATCCTGGTCGCGATCCGGCCCGGCTACCGGCAGATGATCGACCCCTGGCGGCCGGAGTGGTTCCGGGCCGCCGTGGTCGCGCTGGTCGCGACCCTGCTCCTCTTCTGGTACGCCTGGTGGGGCAGGCGTCTTGGGCGATGGGCGTTGGCCGTCGCCGGGTTCGGCTGGCTCGCCGTCCTCGGCGTCGTCCTCGCAGCGTTCGCACCTGGCGGCTCCTATCTCGCTGCGTTGCCGGCCCTGTTCGGGGCTTTGGCGGGAATCGTCGCCTCCGTTGTGCGTATCCCCTGGGCGAAGCCCGCGGCGGTGACCATCGGTGGCGCGGTGGCGGTGGTGATCCTCGCGCCCACCGTGATGCTGTTCTTCCCGGCGCTGGGCCTGGCGACCGGTGCCGCGGCCGCCCTCTTCGCGACGATGTTGGGACTCGCGCTGTGGGTGGTGTTCCCTCGGCGGGCGATGTGGCCGGCGGTCGGCGCGGCGGTGCTGATGCTGGTGTTCACCGGCGTGGGTCTGGCGGTCGACCGGTTCGACGCCAAGCATCCCGCGCCCGAGCAGCTCATGTACGCCCTGGACACGGACACCGGGCAGGCCCGCTGGGTCAGCGCCGACGACAAGCCGGGAGCCTGGGCCGCCCAGTACGCGTCCGGCACCGAGAACGTCGAGGCGAAGTTCCCGCTGTTGCACGGCGACGTCGCCAGCGGACCGGCGCAGGCGGCGGATCTGCCCGCGCCGAGCCTGACCGCCACGTCCTCCACGGTGGAGGGCCCGCGCCGGACGATGACGCTGCTGATCAAGCCGAACCGGGACGTCCGGCTGGTCTACGTCAAGGTGCCCGGAGTGAAGGTGACCAGTGCGACCGTCGCCGGACGAGCCGTGCCGTCCGACGCCCTCACGGGCGACTTCGGGGTGCTGTTCCACGCGCCGCCCGCCGACGGGCTCACCGTGACCCTGACCGTCGAGCAGACCGGGCCGGTGAGCGTACGCGTCATGGACGGCAGCGACGGGCTGGCCGGGCTGCCCGGCTTCACCCCGCGCCCGCCGGACGTCGGCGTCGAGGGTTCGCACACGTCGGAGCTGGTGCTGGTGGCCAAGACGTACACCGTCTAG
- a CDS encoding carbohydrate ABC transporter permease: MKSPFRLAGRVLLYVVLIVAAVAILVPFCWMISASLKRNNEVLSIPVQWIPKDFRWKNFSDIWTQIPMGTYLRNTVFLSAVITFLQVLTGSFAAYGFAKLRFPGRDALFFAYVATIAVPWQAYMIPQYIMMQKAGLTNTFWSLILLQAFGAFGVFLMRQYYLTIPEELSEAARVDGLSEYGIWARIILPLSKPALASLGLLTFVNTWNDYMGPFIYLTSNDLWTIQLGLRSFVGQFDADYAMMMTGSVLSVLPILLIFLVGQRYFIQGIATSGMKG; this comes from the coding sequence ATGAAGTCTCCATTCCGCCTCGCCGGGCGCGTACTGCTCTACGTCGTGCTGATCGTCGCCGCGGTCGCGATCCTCGTGCCGTTCTGCTGGATGATCAGCGCCTCGCTCAAGCGCAACAACGAGGTCCTGAGCATCCCGGTGCAGTGGATCCCGAAGGACTTCCGATGGAAGAACTTCAGCGACATCTGGACGCAGATCCCGATGGGCACCTACCTGCGCAACACCGTCTTCCTCAGCGCGGTCATCACCTTCCTGCAGGTGCTGACGGGCAGCTTCGCGGCGTACGGGTTCGCCAAGTTGCGCTTCCCCGGCCGCGACGCGCTGTTCTTCGCGTACGTCGCGACCATCGCCGTGCCGTGGCAGGCGTACATGATCCCGCAGTACATCATGATGCAGAAGGCCGGCCTGACGAACACGTTCTGGTCGCTGATCCTGCTTCAGGCGTTCGGCGCGTTCGGCGTCTTCCTGATGCGGCAGTACTACCTGACGATCCCCGAGGAGCTGTCCGAGGCGGCCCGGGTCGACGGCCTGTCCGAGTACGGGATCTGGGCGCGGATCATCCTGCCACTGTCCAAGCCCGCGCTCGCGAGCCTCGGCCTGCTCACGTTCGTCAACACCTGGAACGACTACATGGGTCCGTTCATCTACCTGACCAGCAACGACCTCTGGACCATCCAGCTCGGTCTGCGCTCGTTCGTCGGCCAGTTCGACGCCGACTACGCGATGATGATGACCGGCTCCGTGCTGTCCGTGCTGCCGATCCTGCTCATCTTCCTCGTCGGCCAGCGGTACTTCATCCAGGGCATCGCCACCTCCGGAATGAAGGGGTGA
- a CDS encoding carbohydrate ABC transporter permease, translating into MADLLTATPATAVPSPPRRTRRRWRNTLIGWSFILPNFLGFAVLTLIPVIAALVLSFMDWDSYNAPEWVGLKNFQRLLDDESTKIALRNTAYYALGHVPLTVLAALGLALLLNRKIAGVGFFRAAAFFPYITSMVAVAIVWNMLFNPEVGPVNQFLHFIGIDDAPGWTTSTTWAMPAVILTSVWRDMGYYMILFLAGLQAIPTEHYEAAKMDGANNWQRFRNVTLPGLRPVTFLVLILLTVQSFKVFDLIVVMTDGGPGRATLVLSQQIYRQGIVEGEFGYASAISLVLFALVLVLTLTQFWFNNRRERS; encoded by the coding sequence ATGGCAGACCTGCTCACCGCGACGCCGGCAACCGCCGTGCCGTCGCCGCCGCGGCGCACCCGGCGCCGGTGGCGGAACACGCTCATCGGCTGGAGCTTCATCCTGCCGAACTTCCTCGGCTTCGCGGTGCTCACGCTCATCCCGGTGATCGCCGCGCTGGTGCTGTCCTTCATGGACTGGGACTCCTACAACGCGCCCGAGTGGGTGGGGCTGAAGAACTTCCAGCGCCTGCTCGACGACGAGTCGACCAAGATCGCGCTGAGGAACACGGCGTACTACGCGCTCGGGCACGTGCCACTGACCGTGCTCGCGGCGCTCGGCCTGGCGCTGCTGCTCAACCGCAAGATCGCCGGGGTCGGCTTCTTCCGGGCCGCCGCCTTCTTCCCGTACATCACCTCGATGGTCGCGGTCGCCATCGTGTGGAACATGCTGTTCAACCCCGAGGTCGGGCCGGTCAACCAGTTCCTGCACTTCATCGGGATCGACGACGCGCCGGGCTGGACGACCAGCACCACCTGGGCGATGCCCGCCGTGATCCTTACGAGCGTGTGGCGCGACATGGGCTACTACATGATCCTGTTCCTCGCCGGTCTCCAGGCGATCCCGACCGAGCACTACGAGGCCGCCAAGATGGACGGCGCCAACAACTGGCAGCGGTTCCGCAACGTGACCCTGCCCGGTCTGCGGCCGGTCACCTTCCTGGTGCTCATCCTGCTGACGGTGCAGAGCTTCAAGGTGTTCGACCTGATCGTCGTGATGACCGACGGTGGACCCGGCCGGGCCACCCTCGTGCTGTCCCAGCAGATCTACCGGCAGGGCATCGTCGAAGGCGAGTTCGGGTACGCCTCGGCGATCTCGCTCGTGTTGTTCGCGCTCGTGTTGGTGCTCACCCTGACGCAGTTCTGGTTCAACAACCGCCGGGAGCGCTCATGA
- a CDS encoding ABC transporter substrate-binding protein: protein MNRRKLLAFGAAVAAAAPLAACGSDDDGAESGPVELTISVWNMDSTPEFKALFDAFQKANTDITIKPVDILADDYPTKVTTMLAGGDSTDVITMKNVIDYARYAGRGQLKDVTSLAKSENGAKLNGLDAFKQEGDKYYALPYRQDFWVLYYNKKLFDAAGKPYPTNLTWDQYADLAKALTGGAGQNKVYGTYHHTWRSVVQAISAAQTGGNLLGPDYKFFGDQYKNALGIQEAGATLDYGTAKTQKTGYASMFETKKTAMLPMGTWYIAKIMAEKKKGSTDADWAIAPLPQAAGASGVTTFGSPTAFAVNKNAKHAAAAQKFVEFAAGPEGAKAIAAIGVVPALLTDEIRTSYFGLEGMPTDDTSKKAFAPDKIVLEMPVSDKTSKIDTILNEEHGLIMTKEKSVDAGIAEIEKRVKNEAS from the coding sequence GTGAACAGAAGAAAGTTGCTGGCGTTCGGCGCGGCCGTGGCCGCCGCCGCGCCGCTCGCGGCCTGCGGCTCGGACGACGACGGCGCGGAGAGCGGCCCCGTCGAGCTGACCATCAGCGTGTGGAACATGGACTCCACGCCGGAGTTCAAGGCGCTGTTCGACGCCTTCCAGAAGGCGAACACGGACATCACCATCAAGCCCGTCGACATCCTGGCCGACGACTACCCGACCAAGGTGACCACGATGCTCGCCGGTGGCGACAGCACCGACGTCATCACGATGAAGAACGTCATCGACTACGCCCGGTACGCCGGCCGGGGTCAGCTGAAGGACGTCACGTCGCTGGCGAAGTCGGAGAACGGCGCGAAGCTGAACGGGCTCGACGCGTTCAAGCAGGAGGGCGACAAGTACTACGCGCTGCCCTACCGCCAGGACTTCTGGGTGCTGTACTACAACAAGAAGCTGTTCGACGCGGCGGGCAAGCCCTACCCGACCAATCTGACCTGGGACCAGTACGCCGACCTGGCCAAGGCGCTGACCGGCGGCGCGGGCCAGAACAAGGTGTACGGCACTTACCACCACACCTGGCGTTCGGTCGTGCAGGCCATCTCGGCCGCGCAGACCGGCGGCAACCTGCTCGGGCCGGACTACAAGTTCTTTGGTGACCAGTACAAGAACGCGCTGGGCATCCAGGAGGCGGGCGCCACCCTCGACTACGGCACGGCCAAGACGCAGAAGACCGGCTACGCGTCGATGTTCGAGACCAAGAAGACCGCCATGCTGCCGATGGGCACCTGGTACATCGCCAAGATCATGGCGGAGAAGAAGAAGGGCTCGACCGACGCCGACTGGGCGATCGCGCCGCTGCCCCAGGCGGCCGGTGCGTCCGGCGTGACCACCTTCGGCTCGCCGACGGCGTTCGCGGTGAACAAGAACGCCAAGCACGCCGCCGCGGCGCAGAAGTTCGTCGAGTTCGCCGCCGGTCCCGAGGGCGCCAAGGCGATCGCCGCCATCGGCGTCGTCCCGGCCCTGCTCACCGACGAGATCCGGACGTCGTACTTCGGTCTCGAGGGCATGCCCACCGACGACACCTCGAAGAAGGCGTTCGCGCCCGACAAGATCGTGCTGGAGATGCCGGTCAGCGACAAGACCTCGAAGATCGACACGATCCTCAACGAGGAGCACGGGCTGATCATGACGAAGGAGAAGTCGGTCGACGCGGGCATCGCCGAGATCGAGAAGCGCGTCAAGAACGAGGCCAGCTGA
- a CDS encoding DUF2264 domain-containing protein — translation MTISPITGWTRDDWTTLADRMLLAARRHASPSHARITPPGAPGGYGTDVDGLEGFARTLLLAGFRIAGERGEDPLQLLDWYAQGIATGTDPTSPERWVRPSEHGQAKVEAASIALILDVTRPWLWDALDAGVQERVVAYLAEVVGDQDYPRSNWVWFRIVVEQFLASVGGPWSLDDMEADLATHESFARAGGWYCDGVSRNYDHYAGWALHLYPILWSRMTGAEQLAAPRLPAYAERLDRFLLDAVRLVGADGSPLIQGRSLTYRFAAAAPFWVGALAGSPTLAPGLIRRAASGIVKHFADHGAPDDDGLLTLGWHHPWRPIAQRYSGPGSPYWAAKGMLGLALPADHPVWTDVEQPLPVEQADQLTVAAAPGWAVVGTHADGIVRVHNHGTDHARPGDRTGDSPLYARMAYSTATAPLLDEAGWDAPLDNSVVLLDADGRATHRTGFETLTAGEVDGAAVLASRARAHWIDPDRSVPDHGSGRPGTVLDAALITTVSIVRGAWEVRCVRVDPDGAPGWDRAVALRVGGWPVTGDQHTSVAVDLGGFEDSGTHQARDATPLGGLTSTPWLSAYQMGGWKPDGWRFVGLALNGGAQPPRIETSGSSVTVTWPDLTRTTAPLDFPLPRKDPS, via the coding sequence GTGACGATCTCGCCCATCACCGGCTGGACGCGCGACGACTGGACCACGCTGGCCGATCGCATGCTGCTGGCGGCCCGCCGCCACGCCTCGCCCAGCCACGCGCGCATCACGCCGCCGGGCGCGCCCGGCGGCTACGGCACCGATGTGGACGGCCTGGAGGGCTTCGCCCGGACCCTGCTGCTCGCGGGCTTCCGGATCGCGGGGGAGCGTGGCGAGGACCCGCTCCAGCTCCTCGACTGGTACGCACAAGGCATCGCCACGGGCACGGATCCCACGTCCCCCGAGCGTTGGGTCCGGCCGAGCGAACACGGTCAGGCCAAAGTCGAGGCAGCGTCGATCGCATTGATCCTCGACGTGACGCGGCCGTGGCTGTGGGACGCCCTCGACGCGGGTGTGCAGGAACGGGTCGTGGCCTATCTCGCCGAGGTCGTCGGCGACCAGGACTACCCCCGGTCGAACTGGGTGTGGTTCCGGATCGTCGTCGAGCAGTTCCTCGCCTCCGTCGGCGGCCCGTGGTCGCTGGACGACATGGAAGCCGACCTGGCCACGCACGAGTCCTTCGCCCGCGCGGGCGGCTGGTACTGCGACGGCGTATCGCGCAACTACGACCACTACGCCGGGTGGGCGCTGCACCTGTATCCGATCCTCTGGAGCCGGATGACCGGTGCGGAACAGCTCGCCGCTCCGCGGCTGCCGGCGTACGCCGAACGGCTGGACCGCTTCCTCCTCGACGCGGTGCGCCTCGTCGGCGCCGACGGCTCGCCGCTGATCCAGGGCCGCAGCCTGACCTACCGCTTCGCCGCCGCCGCTCCGTTCTGGGTCGGCGCGCTGGCCGGGTCGCCCACACTCGCACCCGGGCTGATCAGGCGGGCCGCGTCCGGGATCGTCAAGCACTTCGCCGACCACGGCGCACCCGACGACGACGGGCTGCTCACCCTGGGCTGGCACCACCCCTGGCGGCCCATCGCCCAGCGCTACTCCGGGCCGGGATCGCCCTACTGGGCGGCCAAGGGCATGCTCGGGCTCGCCCTGCCGGCCGACCATCCGGTGTGGACCGACGTGGAGCAGCCGCTGCCCGTTGAACAGGCCGACCAGCTCACCGTCGCCGCCGCGCCCGGCTGGGCGGTGGTGGGTACGCACGCCGACGGCATCGTCCGCGTCCACAACCACGGCACCGACCACGCCCGCCCCGGCGACCGGACCGGCGACTCGCCCCTGTACGCGCGGATGGCGTACTCGACGGCGACGGCTCCGCTGCTGGACGAGGCGGGCTGGGACGCGCCGCTGGACAACTCGGTCGTGCTGCTCGACGCGGACGGCCGGGCGACCCACCGCACCGGGTTCGAGACGCTCACGGCCGGCGAGGTCGACGGGGCGGCCGTGCTGGCCTCCCGCGCTCGCGCGCACTGGATCGACCCCGACCGCAGCGTGCCCGACCACGGCTCCGGCCGCCCCGGAACCGTCCTCGACGCCGCCCTGATCACGACCGTGTCGATCGTCCGGGGCGCGTGGGAGGTCCGCTGCGTACGGGTCGACCCCGACGGCGCGCCCGGCTGGGACCGCGCCGTGGCGCTGCGTGTCGGCGGCTGGCCGGTCACCGGTGACCAGCACACCTCCGTCGCGGTGGACCTCGGCGGATTCGAAGACTCCGGCACCCATCAAGCCCGGGACGCCACTCCGCTCGGCGGGCTCACCAGCACACCGTGGCTCTCGGCGTACCAGATGGGCGGCTGGAAGCCGGATGGCTGGAGGTTCGTGGGCCTGGCGCTGAACGGCGGAGCCCAACCTCCGCGGATCGAAACATCCGGGTCATCCGTCACGGTGACCTGGCCCGACCTGACCAGAACGACCGCCCCCCTTGATTTCCCGCTCCCTAGGAAGGACCCCTCGTGA
- a CDS encoding hydroxyacid dehydrogenase, with product MHRPQALLVMRPDSFRLQFGPAEMRRLRSLADLGDPIWSDDLDAPHTRARLAETEVLLTSWGCPTLTADRLDSAPKLRAVLHCAGSVRSLVSDEVWNRGILVTSGAEANATPVAEFTLAAIIFAGKKAHLLAAEARANRADWYSVAAREDLSNFGRTIGVLGFSRIGRRVVERLQTLDTAEVLVTDPYADAASVAAAGGRLVDLDELLTRSEILSLHLPELPQTRNAIGVRELALLPDGATVINTARGGVIDHVALERECATGRLNAVLDVTEPEPLPEDSLLYQLPNVMITPHIAGSLGSETRRMSAQALSELERFIAGVPPIDAVTSEVLEVSA from the coding sequence ATGCACCGTCCGCAGGCACTGCTCGTGATGCGGCCCGACAGTTTCCGGCTCCAGTTCGGCCCGGCGGAGATGCGGCGGCTGAGGTCGCTTGCCGACCTCGGCGATCCGATCTGGTCGGACGACCTCGACGCGCCGCACACCCGCGCCCGCCTGGCCGAGACGGAGGTGCTGCTCACCTCGTGGGGCTGCCCCACGCTCACCGCCGACCGCCTGGACTCCGCGCCGAAACTACGCGCGGTCCTGCACTGCGCCGGCAGCGTCCGCAGCCTGGTCTCCGACGAGGTGTGGAATCGGGGAATCCTGGTGACCAGCGGGGCGGAGGCCAATGCCACCCCGGTCGCCGAGTTCACCCTGGCCGCCATCATCTTCGCGGGGAAGAAGGCGCATCTGCTCGCCGCCGAGGCGCGGGCGAACCGCGCGGACTGGTACAGCGTCGCCGCCCGTGAGGACCTGTCCAACTTCGGGCGCACGATCGGCGTACTGGGGTTCTCCCGGATCGGCCGCCGTGTCGTCGAGCGCCTGCAGACCCTCGACACCGCCGAAGTCCTGGTCACCGACCCCTACGCCGACGCCGCCTCGGTGGCGGCCGCCGGCGGCCGGCTGGTCGACCTCGACGAGCTGCTGACGCGGTCGGAGATCCTGTCGCTGCATCTGCCGGAGCTGCCGCAGACCCGCAACGCGATCGGCGTACGGGAACTCGCGCTGCTGCCCGACGGGGCCACGGTCATCAACACCGCCCGCGGCGGGGTCATCGACCACGTGGCGCTGGAGCGCGAATGCGCGACCGGCCGCCTCAACGCCGTTCTCGACGTCACCGAGCCTGAGCCGCTGCCCGAGGATTCACTGCTCTACCAGCTGCCCAACGTGATGATCACCCCGCATATCGCCGGTTCGCTCGGCTCCGAGACGCGCCGGATGAGCGCTCAGGCACTCTCCGAATTGGAACGATTCATCGCCGGTGTGCCGCCGATCGACGCCGTCACCAGCGAGGTGCTGGAGGTGAGCGCGTGA